CAGCAGCaatcaaacagtaaatgagagccaGAACAGCAGTCGCAGGGGCAGTGTCATTAGCGTACAGGTAAGCGAGACATCCTCCAGCATTAATGAATGCACGGCGACAGTCTCGGCTCATCCTAAACAGTGCCTGGAACACTCCTGTGTGCACCTTTAACCTGTTTTGTTCTTCTTAATTGGCTCATTTGTTTaatgacacattttaatgacaagTTTTAATGACACATTTTCACAAATTTCCCCTGCAGGACCAGGATCTTCTCTCTCCTGGCATCATTGTCAACAGCGGACACGGATCAGCGTCTCCAACCTTGGAGGGCAGCCGCCACCTCAGTCGCAGCAACATCGATATCCCACGTACCAGCGCAGGCGACGACACCAAGAGACAGCTGCCTCGGAAGAGAAGTGACTCTTCCACCTACGAGCTGGACACCATAAAGCAGCACCAGGCTTTCCTGTCCAGGTGTGTCGTCCGTGGGAGGACAAACTCTTTATGTGGAATGAACTTCTTTTGTCCTTTTGTCATGCACTGTcagaatatgttttatttttagttccaGGCACGGAAGTGACTTTGTGTTGTCCTCCCAGCTTACATTCCAGTGTCCTGCGGAACGACACAACCTCCCGAAGGTCGAGCAGTAGCACAATGCTGGATGGAGGCTCCCTGGGGAAATTTGACTTCGAAGTGTCCGACTTTTTCCTCTTTGGCTCTCCACTTGGCTTGGTACTTGCCCTGAGAAAGACTGTGATCCCTATGTTAGATGGTGAGCTTCAATTACCAGGCTTTGTACTATCTGTAAAGTGAAAGGTTTGCCCCAGATGGAAATCTGCTTATTACTATAGACACCTATAGACCAGGCTGTCATCAAAATATGCTTGAATTCTTCCCTTCCTCTTTCTTATGTCTCTGGTTTCATTTCTCCCCCTAGTGGCCCAGCTACGACCTGCCTGTCAGCAGGTTTATAATCTGTTCCACCCCGCTGATCCTTCAGCCTCCCGCCTCGAACCTCTGCTGGAGCGGAAATTTCACCTCCTCCCTCCGTTCAGCGTGCCCCGTTACCAACGCTTTCCCCTGGGAGATGGAAACTCCGCCCTGCTGGGTGAGCTCTTTTTACAGATGATAGATGAAAGGCCACGTTAATGTGAAGCTTTCAGTCTTTGTACGTCTGTCTTGGATGCACACACACGAATGCAAAataccctttaaaaaaaaaaaaccccagcaacAACCACTTAAGATCACATCACCTGATGCTTCAGATGCTGATTTTAACCCACTGTCCTTTTTCCCATGGATGCACACCATAGATGGCTTAAAGATGCCTTAGTAGCATGCGTTGAGTTCATTTACAAAGTAGACACTGcctgaaagaaaaatacacgCTTTTCTACTGTTTGTGCTTCGGCATGTTTTGTGAAGCAGTTTATTAATCTCGGTGTTGTCACAGTCCCACTGGTGGTTTCTGTTTGGACTGATCTTTATAGCGGAGGATGCCTACCCTGTTTATACAATTACATGTCTGATGTTCTCGAAGAAAACGCACACAGAATTTAATAAGATCTTTAATGAGgagaaatttcttttttttttaaaaagatatctAACATTATTGAATCAGGAACTGAGGCTTAGTAAGGATGGAAACCGGGGTTAATAAAGATGTTTAATATGGTTAAGATGTTTCTTAATTACTTCAGACCAGAGTTTTTGTGTTCCCTGGTGGTCATGGCCTCCATCAGATCAGCTACCAATGACCATCTTCAGGCcttccaacattttttttttatagcgaTGAAGTTTCAAAGACAATTTCAAGATCACTGTTAAGGCAAGAGAGTTCAAATGATTTCATAAATAGCATATTGCAGGCTTTTTCTAATCTTAGAACAGGGTCATATGTCAGCTTATTGTGTCTctgaggagcagctgtggtcCAGGAAAAAGTGAGCTCCACTAAGGGCTTGACTCTTGTTCCTTGTTCAGTTCTTGCTTCATATGTTTTTGTCTTCCTTGTCTTCTTTCCTTCCTCCTCTCTTGGCCTCCTGTCTCCATATCCGTGTACCTTGCTCTCTACCTCTAAAACCTCCTCCCCCGACTTCTGCCCCTCCACCCACCCCCCTCTGTAGTGGAGACAGTCCAGAGCAACGCTCAGCTGCTGCTTGACAGCGGGCCTCTCCTGTCCCTTCGCTGTCAGGAGACCATCAGTGAGACCTGCATCCCTGTACCTGTGCTAAACTGGCAGGAGGGCTCCCTCAAAGCCACACCCGCCACTATGGAGTGTGTGTAGCCTCTCCCATTCACCTCTATCTGTTCCCAACCCTCATTCGCCGTATCTCTGTCGTCCCTGTGTTCGTCCCTCTCGCCATTACGTCGAGATGCTCAGATTCCAGGCCACCTCTTACACTCTTTGAGTATGTCCATGCTGTCATTTCAGTGTCTCCAAATACTGATAAATGCATATATATTTGACCTTTTGGCATCGTGTCTTCTGgtttacaatttaaaaagaaatgtagcCAATTGGAACATCAAGTCATGGAAATACTCGAGACAAATCTGCTAAGCATCTCTTGTGGTGCTGTGTTTTGCTTTGTGCCATCACATTTTCATGACAGAGTTTGGAAGATGCAagcgtctgtgtttgtgtgctgcgGTTTTAAGGCCGGTTTCATTGTATTTGCATCATCTCTGTAATATTAGCTGATTTGTGGTGACATagggttttttgtttccttttttttttttttttttttttttaatactgtttttttgaatttccaaaaaaaggttttgatgTGCTGCTTGTGACGTGTTTGTGCAGTGGACTTGGAGCTCTGTGTGTACATGCTAAACAGACTGAAGCCTGTGCTGCTTCTTGTGATACTAGTCAGAGGTCTTGTGATTTTACTAAATCTCTgacgttattttattttcaagacATTAGAATAGGCTCTGAATTTAAAAATCACCTCCATAACACACACTAATATTACTGTAGAAGACGTGGATATTTGTGATTTTACATTCACTGTGTGTTTAATGTCTTCATTTACCAGTCACGTGTTGATCGGTGAAGAAATGTGACCGGGGCCTCGCCGCCTGCTGTCACATTTCTCACCTGcattccccctcctcccccaacCGTCACCGTGAGTTCCCCCTTACCTGTGTCTCTGTCTAATGGGATCTCCTTGTTTGGGCTCAATAGCGGATGTTGTTCAGTCTCATGGTGGTGTCTTCATGGACAGTTCGTACCCCTCATCCCCCGTAACGGGCCCCCTCTCCCGGGGCCAGCGGAGGGCCAGTGAGGTCAGCATTGCCAGCCAGGTCTCAGGAATGGCAGACAGTTACACTGCCACCAACATAGCCAACAGTAAGTGCTCTCAATACCAAacagtctctctttctctcttccttccactcacacaaacactcttCTAGTAATTCTCCCGCTTTCTCTCACATTCAGCCCAACTTTTATCTGCTTTTATCTGTCCTAgtttctctttccaacaccccGACATCATTTACTCTCACTCTGACTCTACACACACCCTGCTGTCCTGCAGAAACAGTCTAGTCAGCCACGTTGAGTGTCCCGctcctttttgctcttttctgcTTTGCCAGATTTGGGATTGAAGTGAGACTCATGTAAGGTGATTTATCCATCTCCTGTTAAAACTAAGACAAGATCAGAGTCCCGGAGAAGAAACCAGCTTAGAGCCACTTTCCactgtctgtctttctcttaCTCACTGTCTAAATGTAAATGCAATGAACGAGTGCTGCATTTAATTAATGTGGCGATGCATGTAGACACCTGTTTCCCTCAGCCATTCCTGCATTGTCGACTCCCTATTGCAGTGTTTGCTGAGATAACCGGTACTGTTTCCTCTTTGTTTGAATGTCCTTTGAATtcctcctccccctcacccGTTCACTTCTGTTACCAGAACATTTATTTGTGCCTCATGTTACTGCGCCTGAACACTGCTGTTCAGCCACCCACAGTATAACCCTGGAAATGTGCTTAAACTGATTACGACATGTTTCTCTTCTGCAACAGCATCACTCTGCCCCATTTACCTGAGCGGTTCCTAATATATCTTTAGGGCTTACATAGTCGCAGCTCTTTTTAAAACTCTCCAAGCTGTCCTAAACTGTCACAAGTGAATTTGTATTCATCACATCATATATGGtttctttatctttttgttatttttgctgttgtttttccccccataGCTGAATCAAACCAGGTTAACCAATCCAAAAAATACAGTCTTTTGTCCCTACTCGCCCTATCATCACAAAACAAATTCTTCCTGAAAACTCCTCCCACGTCCCGTAAGGAAACAAAGGCTTGCCAGGCCGCAGGATCTTCTGATGCATACGTAGCGGCAGAGCTGGACGATGAGGCAGACTCTAGTGAACCTCTAAGTCCCACCGGCCAGTACGAGAACTACCGGGCAGGGCTGGACTTTGCTATATCTGATCTGGTCTCACTGGACTCCCAGGCTGAAGTGGACCAAGGTATTTTTATAAGGAAGGGAGCTACTGAAATCAGTGTGAGGCTACGGCTCTCTTCCATGTGCTGCTCTGTTTTGTGCCACAGTCAAAAGACTCAGCGCTGCTCTTCCAAAAAGCCTCTTTGCCTCCCTTTCACTTCATTTTTCTAAAATGTAATTCACAGCGATTCAGGTGCATTCACTGTCACTGATGAGGGGTAATCCATAAATCTAGATGCTGCCGGGGCTTTTAAAATCATTCATCTTTTTCACACGCAGACTAACACAAATAACCACCTTCAGCTGCTCATGTAATCAGCTCTAACTATCGGTTCCTGTTCTCAGCCTTTGGATTTGCTGATAATAACCATTATAAACTCCTTCCTTTCCCTCCTGTAGCTGAAGAACTGCTGGGATTGGTGATGAGTGTGGCTGAAATTTGAATtcaacttctttctttttttgctataACATCAGGGGTGTTGCACCTTTCTGTGGCATCACATACCTCACGCTGGCTCTTTGAGTTTCATCTTACGTCTCTGTACCCTATTCACTCCATTCCCATTGCAGTTGCAGCACGCTGGTGGGGCACAAAGCGGCTGGACTTTGCCCTGTACTGCCCCGATGCCCTAACAGCTTTCCCCACAGTGGCTTTACCGCACCTGTTCCACGCATCATACTGGGAGTCTACTGATGTTGTGTCTTTTCTCCTGAGGCAGGTGAGTAAACAGCAATAATGAAAGTGTTAGGACTTATTCAAAAATTCTCAGTATGAATCACTgaataagataacctttattaagataagataacctttgtcCCCTTTCAGGTCATGAGGCACGAAAACTCAAGCATTCTGGAGCTCGATGGAAAAGAAGTGTCTGAATTCACCCCCTCTAAACCTCGAGAAAAGTGGCTCCGCAAGAGGACTCACGTGAAGATCAGGGTGAGCATCTTATCTGGAAACAAAGTCTGTTTCAGAGAGCTTTAAAGTTTAGTCGGGGACACTACGATACCTGCCATCTAGTTACAAATCAAAAAATagcccttttgtttttctttttttaaattcatttcaatttaaaattttaataaagcaccaaatcacaataactgtTGCTTCAaggcaaagaccctacaataatacagagaaaacgtccaacaatcagatgaccccccccccctatgagcaagcactgggtgacagtggggaggaagatctcccttttaaaaggaagtaaCTGCCGTTAGGGTTGAGGGGAAGGAGACGTGACAACACTCTGGACGACAGCCAAAGATTATTAATGACCAATTCCAaccaatatgcaaaaaaaaaaaaagttgttggtATTTGTAGACtgtttatgtttaaataaagataaagcaacacatcagcattttccctttgtttCTTCTGCATTGACAGAACGTGACCGCCAACCACAGAGTGAATGATGCCGTCTTCACTGAAGATGGCCAGCAGGTCTTGACAGGCCGCTTCATGTACGGCCCTCTGGACATGGTGACTTTGGCCGGGGAGAAGGTGAACATGCTTCTGTCTTTAGTAGCTCACCTGCTGTTAGAGATACCTGGGAAATCTGggtttgagcttttttttaatttttttttattttttaagttcaCTTCTAAGTGGATTTTAAGTCTCATACATTTGAGACATGTGTCTTATGTTTGACAAACAATCCAAAGTTCAGGTATATATAATGATTGCTGTGAAATTTTAGCTTCATAAATTTCAAGATATATTATTGAAAATTGGTCCGTTGACCCAGGACATCTTGAAATCTGAGCCACTGCTTGAGCACAAGTATGTCGCATTCACTGGCCTTACTAGAGTATTCACCAGTTGGCTAGTAGAGCCCTACATTTGAGCACTCACTAATAATGTGAAACATTtagaaaactttttaatgtgaaatatttaatcataaaaatgaagacaatgttgttttcattcaactttACCTCTGGGTTgaggaaatatgaaaaaaaaactcaaatatCTGTCGATCAGCTGCATTGAAAcgcttttgtttccttttcattcCTGCGCAGGTCGACCTCCACATCATGACCCAGCCACCATCGGGAGAATGGGTGTACTTCAACACCGAGGTGACCAACAGCAGCGGGCGCGTGTCTTTTGTCATCCCAGAGGACAAGCGTCTGGGAATCGGCGTGTACCCGGTTAAAATGGTGGTCAGGTGAGATTAGCCTGGTACCAAactgttattgtattttatatattcaagcttTTTGTCCGTTTATCTTCACAGAGCCTGGTTTCCATTTGACTTTTAGCTCACTTTATTGCAgctcattttttctttaatcttttgGTTTCCATTTCcttactctttttctttttattcaccaGGGGTGACCACACGTTCGCTGACAGCTACCTGACAGTTGTTCCACGTAGCACGGAGTTCGTAGTGTTCAGCATCGATGGTTCATTTGCTGCCAGCGTTTCGATCATGGGCAGTGATCCCAAAGTGCGAGCTGGAGCTGTAGATGTTGTCAGGTAGCTGGCTGCTCTACCtctcctgttttcttggctTCACATATTTTCTCCCTGATTGAACTTTAAGATCTGGTGTGTCCTGCTGCTTCTCCTTATTTCAGGCACTGGCAGGATTTAGGCTATCTGATCATCTACGTGACCGGACGGCCAGACATGCAGAAGCAACGGGTAGTGGCCTGGTTGTCTCAGCACAACTTCCCTCATGGCATTGTCTCCTTTTGCGATGGCCTGGTCCACGACCCGCTCAGGCACAAGGCCAACTTCCTCAAGTCtttgacagaggtcagagtggGGATGGGAGAGGGGACAGTGagtgttttaaataaagaacCGAAGCGACAAATGCTGACAACccgttattattttaaaaatgtacccATTTGTTTAGAAGAAGCCAGGATTGAACATTTCTCGTCTTCATTTCTCCGATTTCAGGCACACATGAAGATTTTTGCTGGCTATGGATCAACCAAAGACATCTCAGTCTACACCTCCATTGGCCTCCCTTCTTCTCAAATATACATTGTTGGCAGACCTTCTAAGAAGATGCAGCACCAGTGCCAGGTATCACTTTCTGCAAACGATCCTGTTAATAGTCTcttctcacattaaaaaaaaaaaaactaaagtaaaagctCAAGTCACCGcaaaatgtgttgctttttagTTGACAGTTGTTTCTCTGATCCTTCAACAGTTCATCACAGAGGGATACGCAGCTCATCTGTCCCAGCTGGAGTACAACCATCGCTCTCGGCCAGCCAAGACCACCAGTGCACGCATGGTGCTACGCAAAGGCAGCTTTGGCTTGGGAGCAAACAGTGACTTCTTGAGGAAGAGGAACCATCTGTTACGCACCATCTCCTCTCAGCCAGCCCCCAGCTCTCCGACGGGCAGCATCCACAACAGGCCGGAGCGCACGCAGAGCCAATCAGACAGCGAGCGGCTGGAGCGGGAGCGGCTGGAGCGCGCTCACAGCCACGGCCAGGgaggggcccagcgcagcatgAGCATCA
This genomic stretch from Astatotilapia calliptera chromosome 12, fAstCal1.2, whole genome shotgun sequence harbors:
- the LOC113033054 gene encoding membrane-associated phosphatidylinositol transfer protein 2-like isoform X6; translated protein: MLIKEYRIPMPMSVEEYRIAQLYMIQKKSREESCGEGSGVEILENKPYTDGPGGIGQYTHKVYHIGMHIPSWFRSILPKAALRVEEESWNAYPYTRTRYTCPFVEKFSIDIETYYKPDTGNQADVFNMSAAEKRQRTIDPIDIVTDPIPAHEYKSEEDPRLYKSAKTQRGPLWDDWIEEYNNNPGKTPIMCAYKLCKVEFRYWGMQSKIERFIHDVGLRKVMVRAHRQAWCWQDEWYGLTIEDIRQLELETQLALARKMAQFSQAEEATEANGGTPSPDKDQEVKEAISCIEAEAVVPSSGGETLQPRGILTKQWSTSSRSSRSSKRGVSPSRHSISEWRMQSIARDSDDSSDEEFFDAHEDLSDGEEVFPKEIAKWNSNDLMDKIEAAETEETPGELFKEMTVDYERATSEERLDEMRGCLSGQADSSPIPTITVTRHQSESSSQQCLQPSKIHVLILVLHGGNILDTGGGDQNSKQADVNTISTAFDTVMRVHYPAALGRIAIRLVPCPAICAEAFSLVSNLSPYSYDEGCLSSSQDHIPLAALPLLATSSPQYQDAVATVIFRANQVYADFIKSLDGASFSGQVCLIGDCVGGILGFDALCSSNQTVNESQNSSRRGSVISVQDQDLLSPGIIVNSGHGSASPTLEGSRHLSRSNIDIPRTSAGDDTKRQLPRKRSDSSTYELDTIKQHQAFLSSLHSSVLRNDTTSRRSSSSTMLDGGSLGKFDFEVSDFFLFGSPLGLVLALRKTVIPMLDVAQLRPACQQVYNLFHPADPSASRLEPLLERKFHLLPPFSVPRYQRFPLGDGNSALLADVVQSHGGVFMDSSYPSSPVTGPLSRGQRRASEVSIASQVSGMADSYTATNIANIAARWWGTKRLDFALYCPDALTAFPTVALPHLFHASYWESTDVVSFLLRQVMRHENSSILELDGKEVSEFTPSKPREKWLRKRTHVKIRNVTANHRVNDAVFTEDGQQVLTGRFMYGPLDMVTLAGEKVDLHIMTQPPSGEWVYFNTEVTNSSGRVSFVIPEDKRLGIGVYPVKMVVRGDHTFADSYLTVVPRSTEFVVFSIDGSFAASVSIMGSDPKVRAGAVDVVRHWQDLGYLIIYVTGRPDMQKQRVVAWLSQHNFPHGIVSFCDGLVHDPLRHKANFLKSLTEAHMKIFAGYGSTKDISVYTSIGLPSSQIYIVGRPSKKMQHQCQFITEGYAAHLSQLEYNHRSRPAKTTSARMVLRKGSFGLGANSDFLRKRNHLLRTISSQPAPSSPTGSIHNRPERTQSQSDSERLERERLERAHSHGQGGAQRSMSITASCWGRSSSTKLEPGVFSSK
- the LOC113033054 gene encoding membrane-associated phosphatidylinositol transfer protein 2-like isoform X5, with product MLIKEYRIPMPMSVEEYRIAQLYMIQKKSREESCGEGSGVEILENKPYTDGPGGIGQYTHKVYHIGMHIPSWFRSILPKAALRVEEESWNAYPYTRTRYTCPFVEKFSIDIETYYKPDTGNQADVFNMSAAEKRQRTIDPIDIVTDPIPAHEYKSEEDPRLYKSAKTQRGPLWDDWIEEYNNNPGKTPIMCAYKLCKVEFRYWGMQSKIERFIHDVGLRKVMVRAHRQAWCWQDEWYGLTIEDIRQLELETQLALARKMAQFSQAEEATEANGGTPSPDKDQEVKEAISCIEAEAVVPSSGGETLQPRGILTKQWSTSSRSSRSSKRGVSPSRHSISEWRMQSIARDSDDSSDEEFFDAHEDLSDGEEVFPKEIAKWNSNDLMDKIEAAETEETPGELFKEMTVDYERATSEERLDEMRGCLSGQADSSPIPTITVTRHQSESSSQQCLQPSKIHVLILVLHGGNILDTGGGDQNSKQADVNTISTAFDTVMRVHYPAALGRIAIRLVPCPAICAEAFSLVSNLSPYSYDEGCLSSSQDHIPLAALPLLATSSPQYQDAVATVIFRANQVYADFIKSLDGASFSGQVCLIGDCVGGILGFDALCSSNQTVNESQNSSRRGSVISVQDQDLLSPGIIVNSGHGSASPTLEGSRHLSRSNIDIPRTSAGDDTKRQLPRKRSDSSTYELDTIKQHQAFLSSLHSSVLRNDTTSRRSSSSTMLDGGSLGKFDFEVSDFFLFGSPLGLVLALRKTVIPMLDVAQLRPACQQVYNLFHPADPSASRLEPLLERKFHLLPPFSVPRYQRFPLGDGNSALLVETVQSNAQLLLDSGPLLSLRCQETISETCIPVPVLNWQEGSLKATPATMESDVVQSHGGVFMDSSYPSSPVTGPLSRGQRRASEVSIASQVSGMADSYTATNIANIAARWWGTKRLDFALYCPDALTAFPTVALPHLFHASYWESTDVVSFLLRQVMRHENSSILELDGKEVSEFTPSKPREKWLRKRTHVKIRNVTANHRVNDAVFTEDGQQVLTGRFMYGPLDMVTLAGEKVDLHIMTQPPSGEWVYFNTEVTNSSGRVSFVIPEDKRLGIGVYPVKMVVRGDHTFADSYLTVVPRSTEFVVFSIDGSFAASVSIMGSDPKVRAGAVDVVRHWQDLGYLIIYVTGRPDMQKQRVVAWLSQHNFPHGIVSFCDGLVHDPLRHKANFLKSLTEAHMKIFAGYGSTKDISVYTSIGLPSSQIYIVGRPSKKMQHQCQFITEGYAAHLSQLEYNHRSRPAKTTSARMVLRKGSFGLGANSDFLRKRNHLLRTISSQPAPSSPTGSIHNRPERTQSQSDSERLERERLERAHSHGQGGAQRSMSITASCWGRSSSTKLEPGVFSSK